A section of the Drosophila subobscura isolate 14011-0131.10 chromosome A, UCBerk_Dsub_1.0, whole genome shotgun sequence genome encodes:
- the LOC117890648 gene encoding serine/threonine-protein kinase tousled-like 1 isoform X5, producing MCVQKNMRRLKKMSAGAQLQMAPQNTSTLSHHHPNQQPQQPQQQLQQQPPQQQQQQAPPQQQQQQQQHFANHHSSQQQQTQQEQQNPQQQQILSQPHLQILQKHPHQLLPPHQLHPQQQQQQQQQHFHQQSLSLHQQHQQQQQVAAVAAAGGSSNPDSNMSTGSSHSEKDVNDILGGAGAAAAAAAAAAAAAAGIGLSVQQCSSFQPTLGMQHSNNGGVGVGVGGANDMYITTASATTTTTPVKPRTPAERKRKRKMPHNAEDASGAGGGGSGGAVNNSSGLGGSLKGKSLPFRDMSKVTMSLGLGDRLSGTSVPGGSGGAGGISSGAGGVGVGGGSSSSGTGAGGKSARLMLTGGDNKKINDYFNKQQSGVGVGVGVGVGVGVGVGAGGNSAALRGTHTGSKSPSSAQQQQQQQTTQQQQQQQQQPTVSVASGGVPASSVQVQVQTSQVQTSSAYSLYPASPQTQVAPSQVQQQQQQSGADFHYVNSSKQQQQQRQQQQQPQTSNQMVPPHVVVGLGHALSLASIQPPLIQTQSQSAQTQQQQQQQLGPPATSTASGPGGVAVVASHPHQLSSLGVGGMGVGVSVGVGVGPPLPPPPPMPATITYSKATQTEVSLHELQEREAEHESGKVKLDEMTRLSDEQKCQILGNQKTIDQHKSHIAKCIDVVKKLLKEKSSIEKKEARQKCMQNRLRLGQFVTQRVGATFQENWTDGYAFQELSRRQEEITAEREEIDRQKKQLMKKRPAESGRKRNNQNSNQNNQQQNSNSNDSSQLTGGGGGGPGGSDRLGGGGGGAAGSVDSGLGGQNSGALGGGAGGGGGVGGGGGGGGGGGSGRGLSRSNSTQANQAQLLHNGGGGSGGNVGANSGVGDRLSDRGGGGGLGGNDSGSCSDSGTFLKPDPVSGAYTAQEYYEYDEILKLRQNALKKEDADLQLEMEKLERERNLHIRELKRILNEDQSRFNNHPVLNDRYLLLMLLGKGGFSEVHKAFDLKEQRYVACKVHQLNKDWKEDKKANYIKHALREYNIHKALDHPRVVKLYDVFEIDANSFCTVLEYCDGHDLDFYLKQHKTIPEREARSIIMQVVSALKYLNEIKPPVIHYDLKPGNILLTEGNVCGEIKITDFGLSKVMDDENYNPDHGMDLTSQGAGTYWYLPPECFVVGKNPPKISSKVDVWSVGVIFYQCLYGKKPFGHNQSQATILEENTILKATEVQFSNKPTVSNEAKSFIRGCLAYRKEDRMDVFALARHEYIQPPIPKHGRGSLNQQQQAQQQQQQQQQQQQQQSSTSQANSTGQTSFSAHMFGNMNQSSSS from the exons ATGTGTGTGCAGAAAAATATGCGGCGTTTAAAAAAG ATGTCCGCTGGCGCGCAATTGCAGATGGCCCCACAGAACACTTCGACCCTAAGCCATCATCATCCcaaccagcagccgcagcagccccaacagcagctgcagcagcagcccccacaacaacagcagcagcaggctcccccacagcaacagcagcagcagcagcaacattttgccaATCATCACAGctcgcaacagcagcagacgcaacaggagcaacagaatccccagcagcagcagatactgTCACAGCCACACCTGCAGATCCTCCAGAAGCATCCGCATCAATTGCTGCCCCCACACCAACTGCacccgcaacagcaacaacagcagcagcagcagcatttccacCAGCAATCCCTGAGTcttcaccagcagcaccagcaacaacagcaggtgGCAGCGGTAGCAGCGGctgggggcagcagcaatcccGACTCGAATATGAGCACTGGCTCCTCGCACAGCGAGAAGGATGTCAACGATATTCTGGGCGGagcaggagccgcagcagcagcggcagcagcagcagcagcagcggcggcgggcATCGGTCTGTCCGTGCAGCAGTGCTCCAGTTTTCAACCGACTCTCGGGATGCAGCACTCGAACAACGgaggcgttggcgttggcgttggagGGGCCAATGATATGTACATAACGACGGCGTCGgcgaccaccaccaccacaccgGTGAAGCCGCGCACGCCTGCCGAGCGGAAGCGCAAACGAAAGATGCCACACAATGCGGAAGATGCGAGTGGTGCGGGTGGTGGCGGCTCGGGCGGAGCCgtgaacaacagcagcgggcTGGGGGGAAGCCTAAAGGGCAAGTCCCTGCCCTTTCGTGATATGTCCAAGGTGACCATGAGCCTCGGTCTGGGCGACCGCCTCAGTGGGACGAGCGTCCCAGGCGGCTCCGGTGGCGCTGGAGGCATCTCCAGTGGTGCCGGTGGCGTCGGTGTCGGTggtggcagctccagctctggcaCAGGAGCGGGCGGCAAGAGTGCGCGCCTGATGCTCACCGGCGGCGACAACAAGAAGATCAACGACTACTTCAACAAGCAGCAGTCGGGCGTtggagtgggtgtgggcgtgggcgttggtgtgggagtgggcgtTGGAGCGGGAGGTAATTCTGCGGCATTACGCGGCACCCACACTGGCAGCAAGTCACCCTCatccgcccagcagcagcagcagcagcagaccacccaacagcagcagcagcaacagcagcagccgactgTGTCTGTTGCCTCGGGAGGAGTGCCCGCCTCCAGTGtccaggtgcaggtgcagacCAGCCAGGTGCAAACGAGCAGCGCATACTCCCTGTATCCCGCTAGTCCACAAACGCAGGTGGCGCCCAgccaagtgcagcagcagcaacagcagtccgGAGCTGACTTCCACTATGTCAActccagcaagcagcagcagcagcagcgccagcagcagcagcagccacagactTCCAATCAAATGGTTCCTCCGCATGTGGTCGTCGGCCTGGGGCACGCCCTCAGTCTGGCCTCCATTCAGCCGCCCCTCATCCAGACGCAATCGCAGTCGGCCcaaacccaacagcagcagcagcaacagctcggGCCACCCGCCACATCGACGGCCAGCGGCCCAGGCGGAGTGGCCGTTGTGGCCTCACATCCCCACCAGCTTAGCTCTCTGGGCGTTGGCGGCATGGGTGTGGGCGTGAGTGTTGGTGTTGGCGTGGGTCCGCccttgccaccgccaccgccaatgCCCGCCACGATCACGTACAGCAAGGCGACACAGACGGAGGTGTCGCTGCACGAGCTGCAGGAGCGGGAGGCCGAGCATGAGTCGGGGAAGGTGAAGCTGGACGAGATGACAAGACTGTCGGATGAGCAGAAGTGCCAGATACTGGGTAACCAGAAGACGATCGACCAGCACAAGTCGCACATTGCCAAGTGCATCGATGTCGTGAAGAAGCTGCTCAAGGAGAAGAGCAGCATCGAGAAGAAGGAGGCGCGCCAGAAGTGCATGCAGAATCGCCTGAGGCTGGGACAGTTTGTTACACAGCGAGTGGGCGCCACATTCCAG GAGAACTGGACGGACGGTTATGCGTTCCAGGAGTTGAGCCGACGGCAGGAGGAAATCACCGCTGAGCGCGAGGAGATCGATCGCCAGAAGAAACAGCTGATGAAGAAGCGTCCGGCGGAGTCCGGACGCAAGCGGAACAACCAGAACAGCAACCAgaacaaccagcagcagaattccaattccaatgaTTCCTCCCAGCTaaccggcggcggcggcggtggccccGGCGGCAGTGATCgccttggtggtggtggcggtggtgccgCTGGCAGCGTTGACAGCGGCTTGGGTGGCCAAAATTCTGGCGCTCTTGGCGGTGGCgccggtggtggcggcggtgtcggcggtggtggcggcggtggcggcggaggtggcAGCGGACGCGGCCTCTCACGCTCCAATTCCACGCAGGCCAATCAGGCCCAGCTCCTGCAcaatggcggtggcggctcTGGCGGCAATGTGGGCGCCAATAGTGGCGTGGGCGATCGCCTGTCAGACcgtggcggcggaggcggccTGGGAGgcaacgacagcggcagctgctccgATTCGGGCACGTTCCTCAAGCCCGATCCCGTCTCGGGGGCATACACAGCGCAGGAGTACTACGAATACGATGAGATCCTCAAGCTGCGACAAAACGCCCTCAAGAAGGAGGATGCCGATctgcagctggagatggagaagctCGAGCGGGAGCGTAACCTTCACATACGTGAACTAAAGCGGATACTCAATGAGGATCAG TCCCGCTTCAACAATCATCCCGTGCTGAATGATCGATatctgctgttgatgttgctgggCAAGGGCGGCTTCTCCGAGGTGCACAAGGCCTTCGACCTCAAGGAGCAACGCTATGTCGCATGTAAGGTGCACCAATTAAACAAGGATTGGAAGGAGGATAAGAAAGCTAATTATATCAA ACACGCCTTGCGGGAATACAACATTCACAAGGCATTGGATCATCCGCGCGTCGTGAAGCTCTATGATGTGTTTGAGATTGATGCGAATTCGTTTTGCACCGTACTCGAGTATTGCGATGGCCATGATCTAGACTTTTATCTGAAGCAACATAAGACTATACCCGAGCGTGAAGCACGCTCGATAATAATGCAG GTTGTATCTGCACTCAAGTATCTGAATGAGATTAAGCCACCGGTTATCCATTACGATCTGAAGCCTGGCAATATACTGCTGACGGAGGGCAATGTCTGTGGCGAGATCAAGATCACCGATTTTGGCCTCTCCAAGGTGATGGATGATGAGAACTATAATCCAGATCATGGCATGGATCTAACCTCCCAGGGAGCGGGCACATATTG GTATCTGCCACCCGAATGTTTTGTTGTGGGCAAAAATCCACCAAAAATCTCatcgaaagtggatgtatggaGTGTCGGTGTGATATTCTATCAGTGTCTGTATGGCAAGAAGCCCTTCGGTCATAATCAATCGCAGGCCACAATCCTAGAGGAGAATACCATACTGAAAGCCACCGAAGTGCAGTTCTCCAATAAGCCAACCGTTTCGAACGAGGCAAAG AGCTTCATACGTGGCTGTTTGGCATATCGTAAGGAGGATCGCATGGATGTGTTTGCATTGGCCAGGCATGAGTATATCCAGCCACCGATACCGAAGCACGGTAGGGGCTCACtcaatcaacagcagcaggcacagcagcagcaacagcagcagcagcaacaacagcagcagcagtcatcgACATCGCAGGCCAATTCAACCGGCCAGACATCGTTCTCAGCCCACATGTTTGGAAATATGAATCAGTCCAGCTCATCCTAG
- the LOC117890648 gene encoding serine/threonine-protein kinase tousled-like 1 isoform X1: MLASATTTTPSATAAANATATAAAAAAAARKRSRSASNGSKRNTGGGRKLTKSMSAGAQLQMAPQNTSTLSHHHPNQQPQQPQQQLQQQPPQQQQQQAPPQQQQQQQQHFANHHSSQQQQTQQEQQNPQQQQILSQPHLQILQKHPHQLLPPHQLHPQQQQQQQQQHFHQQSLSLHQQHQQQQQVAAVAAAGGSSNPDSNMSTGSSHSEKDVNDILGGAGAAAAAAAAAAAAAAGIGLSVQQCSSFQPTLGMQHSNNGGVGVGVGGANDMYITTASATTTTTPVKPRTPAERKRKRKMPHNAEDASGAGGGGSGGAVNNSSGLGGSLKGKSLPFRDMSKVTMSLGLGDRLSGTSVPGGSGGAGGISSGAGGVGVGGGSSSSGTGAGGKSARLMLTGGDNKKINDYFNKQQSGVGVGVGVGVGVGVGVGAGGNSAALRGTHTGSKSPSSAQQQQQQQTTQQQQQQQQQPTVSVASGGVPASSVQVQVQTSQVQTSSAYSLYPASPQTQVAPSQVQQQQQQSGADFHYVNSSKQQQQQRQQQQQPQTSNQMVPPHVVVGLGHALSLASIQPPLIQTQSQSAQTQQQQQQQLGPPATSTASGPGGVAVVASHPHQLSSLGVGGMGVGVSVGVGVGPPLPPPPPMPATITYSKATQTEVSLHELQEREAEHESGKVKLDEMTRLSDEQKCQILGNQKTIDQHKSHIAKCIDVVKKLLKEKSSIEKKEARQKCMQNRLRLGQFVTQRVGATFQENWTDGYAFQELSRRQEEITAEREEIDRQKKQLMKKRPAESGRKRNNQNSNQNNQQQNSNSNDSSQLTGGGGGGPGGSDRLGGGGGGAAGSVDSGLGGQNSGALGGGAGGGGGVGGGGGGGGGGGSGRGLSRSNSTQANQAQLLHNGGGGSGGNVGANSGVGDRLSDRGGGGGLGGNDSGSCSDSGTFLKPDPVSGAYTAQEYYEYDEILKLRQNALKKEDADLQLEMEKLERERNLHIRELKRILNEDQSRFNNHPVLNDRYLLLMLLGKGGFSEVHKAFDLKEQRYVACKVHQLNKDWKEDKKANYIKHALREYNIHKALDHPRVVKLYDVFEIDANSFCTVLEYCDGHDLDFYLKQHKTIPEREARSIIMQVVSALKYLNEIKPPVIHYDLKPGNILLTEGNVCGEIKITDFGLSKVMDDENYNPDHGMDLTSQGAGTYWYLPPECFVVGKNPPKISSKVDVWSVGVIFYQCLYGKKPFGHNQSQATILEENTILKATEVQFSNKPTVSNEAKSFIRGCLAYRKEDRMDVFALARHEYIQPPIPKHGRGSLNQQQQAQQQQQQQQQQQQQQSSTSQANSTGQTSFSAHMFGNMNQSSSS, from the exons atGTTGGCCTCTGCCACAACCACAACGCCCTCAGCAACGGCCGCAGCGaatgcaacggcaacagcagcagcagccgctgccgccgcacgTAAACGCAGTCGCAGcgccagcaatggcagcaaacGCAACACCGGCGGCGGTCGCAAATTAACTAAGAGC ATGTCCGCTGGCGCGCAATTGCAGATGGCCCCACAGAACACTTCGACCCTAAGCCATCATCATCCcaaccagcagccgcagcagccccaacagcagctgcagcagcagcccccacaacaacagcagcagcaggctcccccacagcaacagcagcagcagcagcaacattttgccaATCATCACAGctcgcaacagcagcagacgcaacaggagcaacagaatccccagcagcagcagatactgTCACAGCCACACCTGCAGATCCTCCAGAAGCATCCGCATCAATTGCTGCCCCCACACCAACTGCacccgcaacagcaacaacagcagcagcagcagcatttccacCAGCAATCCCTGAGTcttcaccagcagcaccagcaacaacagcaggtgGCAGCGGTAGCAGCGGctgggggcagcagcaatcccGACTCGAATATGAGCACTGGCTCCTCGCACAGCGAGAAGGATGTCAACGATATTCTGGGCGGagcaggagccgcagcagcagcggcagcagcagcagcagcagcggcggcgggcATCGGTCTGTCCGTGCAGCAGTGCTCCAGTTTTCAACCGACTCTCGGGATGCAGCACTCGAACAACGgaggcgttggcgttggcgttggagGGGCCAATGATATGTACATAACGACGGCGTCGgcgaccaccaccaccacaccgGTGAAGCCGCGCACGCCTGCCGAGCGGAAGCGCAAACGAAAGATGCCACACAATGCGGAAGATGCGAGTGGTGCGGGTGGTGGCGGCTCGGGCGGAGCCgtgaacaacagcagcgggcTGGGGGGAAGCCTAAAGGGCAAGTCCCTGCCCTTTCGTGATATGTCCAAGGTGACCATGAGCCTCGGTCTGGGCGACCGCCTCAGTGGGACGAGCGTCCCAGGCGGCTCCGGTGGCGCTGGAGGCATCTCCAGTGGTGCCGGTGGCGTCGGTGTCGGTggtggcagctccagctctggcaCAGGAGCGGGCGGCAAGAGTGCGCGCCTGATGCTCACCGGCGGCGACAACAAGAAGATCAACGACTACTTCAACAAGCAGCAGTCGGGCGTtggagtgggtgtgggcgtgggcgttggtgtgggagtgggcgtTGGAGCGGGAGGTAATTCTGCGGCATTACGCGGCACCCACACTGGCAGCAAGTCACCCTCatccgcccagcagcagcagcagcagcagaccacccaacagcagcagcagcaacagcagcagccgactgTGTCTGTTGCCTCGGGAGGAGTGCCCGCCTCCAGTGtccaggtgcaggtgcagacCAGCCAGGTGCAAACGAGCAGCGCATACTCCCTGTATCCCGCTAGTCCACAAACGCAGGTGGCGCCCAgccaagtgcagcagcagcaacagcagtccgGAGCTGACTTCCACTATGTCAActccagcaagcagcagcagcagcagcgccagcagcagcagcagccacagactTCCAATCAAATGGTTCCTCCGCATGTGGTCGTCGGCCTGGGGCACGCCCTCAGTCTGGCCTCCATTCAGCCGCCCCTCATCCAGACGCAATCGCAGTCGGCCcaaacccaacagcagcagcagcaacagctcggGCCACCCGCCACATCGACGGCCAGCGGCCCAGGCGGAGTGGCCGTTGTGGCCTCACATCCCCACCAGCTTAGCTCTCTGGGCGTTGGCGGCATGGGTGTGGGCGTGAGTGTTGGTGTTGGCGTGGGTCCGCccttgccaccgccaccgccaatgCCCGCCACGATCACGTACAGCAAGGCGACACAGACGGAGGTGTCGCTGCACGAGCTGCAGGAGCGGGAGGCCGAGCATGAGTCGGGGAAGGTGAAGCTGGACGAGATGACAAGACTGTCGGATGAGCAGAAGTGCCAGATACTGGGTAACCAGAAGACGATCGACCAGCACAAGTCGCACATTGCCAAGTGCATCGATGTCGTGAAGAAGCTGCTCAAGGAGAAGAGCAGCATCGAGAAGAAGGAGGCGCGCCAGAAGTGCATGCAGAATCGCCTGAGGCTGGGACAGTTTGTTACACAGCGAGTGGGCGCCACATTCCAG GAGAACTGGACGGACGGTTATGCGTTCCAGGAGTTGAGCCGACGGCAGGAGGAAATCACCGCTGAGCGCGAGGAGATCGATCGCCAGAAGAAACAGCTGATGAAGAAGCGTCCGGCGGAGTCCGGACGCAAGCGGAACAACCAGAACAGCAACCAgaacaaccagcagcagaattccaattccaatgaTTCCTCCCAGCTaaccggcggcggcggcggtggccccGGCGGCAGTGATCgccttggtggtggtggcggtggtgccgCTGGCAGCGTTGACAGCGGCTTGGGTGGCCAAAATTCTGGCGCTCTTGGCGGTGGCgccggtggtggcggcggtgtcggcggtggtggcggcggtggcggcggaggtggcAGCGGACGCGGCCTCTCACGCTCCAATTCCACGCAGGCCAATCAGGCCCAGCTCCTGCAcaatggcggtggcggctcTGGCGGCAATGTGGGCGCCAATAGTGGCGTGGGCGATCGCCTGTCAGACcgtggcggcggaggcggccTGGGAGgcaacgacagcggcagctgctccgATTCGGGCACGTTCCTCAAGCCCGATCCCGTCTCGGGGGCATACACAGCGCAGGAGTACTACGAATACGATGAGATCCTCAAGCTGCGACAAAACGCCCTCAAGAAGGAGGATGCCGATctgcagctggagatggagaagctCGAGCGGGAGCGTAACCTTCACATACGTGAACTAAAGCGGATACTCAATGAGGATCAG TCCCGCTTCAACAATCATCCCGTGCTGAATGATCGATatctgctgttgatgttgctgggCAAGGGCGGCTTCTCCGAGGTGCACAAGGCCTTCGACCTCAAGGAGCAACGCTATGTCGCATGTAAGGTGCACCAATTAAACAAGGATTGGAAGGAGGATAAGAAAGCTAATTATATCAA ACACGCCTTGCGGGAATACAACATTCACAAGGCATTGGATCATCCGCGCGTCGTGAAGCTCTATGATGTGTTTGAGATTGATGCGAATTCGTTTTGCACCGTACTCGAGTATTGCGATGGCCATGATCTAGACTTTTATCTGAAGCAACATAAGACTATACCCGAGCGTGAAGCACGCTCGATAATAATGCAG GTTGTATCTGCACTCAAGTATCTGAATGAGATTAAGCCACCGGTTATCCATTACGATCTGAAGCCTGGCAATATACTGCTGACGGAGGGCAATGTCTGTGGCGAGATCAAGATCACCGATTTTGGCCTCTCCAAGGTGATGGATGATGAGAACTATAATCCAGATCATGGCATGGATCTAACCTCCCAGGGAGCGGGCACATATTG GTATCTGCCACCCGAATGTTTTGTTGTGGGCAAAAATCCACCAAAAATCTCatcgaaagtggatgtatggaGTGTCGGTGTGATATTCTATCAGTGTCTGTATGGCAAGAAGCCCTTCGGTCATAATCAATCGCAGGCCACAATCCTAGAGGAGAATACCATACTGAAAGCCACCGAAGTGCAGTTCTCCAATAAGCCAACCGTTTCGAACGAGGCAAAG AGCTTCATACGTGGCTGTTTGGCATATCGTAAGGAGGATCGCATGGATGTGTTTGCATTGGCCAGGCATGAGTATATCCAGCCACCGATACCGAAGCACGGTAGGGGCTCACtcaatcaacagcagcaggcacagcagcagcaacagcagcagcagcaacaacagcagcagcagtcatcgACATCGCAGGCCAATTCAACCGGCCAGACATCGTTCTCAGCCCACATGTTTGGAAATATGAATCAGTCCAGCTCATCCTAG